The following are from one region of the Nymphaea colorata isolate Beijing-Zhang1983 chromosome 7, ASM883128v2, whole genome shotgun sequence genome:
- the LOC116257556 gene encoding 2-C-methyl-D-erythritol 4-phosphate cytidylyltransferase, chloroplastic isoform X1, giving the protein MALPLRLSSAITVIPLSCSPATSRHDAKQQPMLGFVGCCCSFPLFANITGSGRRHHQAIRSPPYFSGNTVRYMSNKGSATRIAVVAVSGDGEGNDEEVVPRKSVSVVLLAGGKGKRMGASMPKQYLPLLGQPIALYSFYTFADLPEVKEIIVVCDPSYRDIFEDAIKSIQVEIKFAFPGKERQDSVFNGLQEIDGTSKLVCIHDSARPLVNSKDVKKVLKDGLLVGAAVLGVPVKATIKEANGKSFVVKTLDRETLWEMQTPQVIKPQLLRDGFELVQRKGLAVTDDVSIVEYLNHPVYITQGSYTNIKVTTPDDMLLAERILNTTTTKASV; this is encoded by the exons ATGGCGCTCCCTCTTCGCCTCTCGTCGGCTATCACCGTCATCCCCCTTTCCTGCTCACCGGCAACTTCCCGTCACGATGCCAAACAGCAGCCGATGTTAGGATTTGTCGGTTGCTGCTGCTCCTTCCCCCTTTTCGCCAACATCACGGGGAGcggccgccgccaccaccaggCCATCAGGTCGCCTCCTTACTTCTCAG GAAACACGGTCCGGTATATGTCCAACAAAGGCTCAGCCACGAGGATAGCAGTTGTCGCCGTCTCTGGAGACGGGGAAGGAAATGACGAAGAG GTGGTTCCGAGGAAAAGTGTATCAGTTGTCCTGTTAgcaggagggaaagggaagcgGATGGGT GCATCTATGCCAAAGCAGTATCTTCCACTCTTGGGTCAACCAATTGCTCTTTATAG TTTCTACACCTTTGCTGATCTGCCTGAAGTTAAGGAAATCATTGTTGTTTGTGATCCATCGTATAGAGACATATTTGAAG aTGCCATTAAAAGCATACAGGTAGAAATCAAATTTGCATTTCCTGGAAAGGAGAGACAAGATTCTGTATTTAATGGACTTCAG GAAATTGATGGGACTTCAAAACTTGTTTGCATACATGATAGTGCAAGGCCTCTTGTAAATTCTAAAGATGTAAAAAAG GTTCTAAAAGATGGTTTGCTGGTCGGAGCAGCTGTCCTTGGTGTTCCTGTTAAAGCTACAATTAAAGAG GCAAATGGGAAATCCTTTGTAGTCAAGACGCTGGATCGCGAGACTCTTTGGGAAATGCAAACCCCACAG GTTATCAAGCCACAATTACTAAGAGATGGATTTGAGCTTGTACAAAG GAAAGGGCTGGCAGTCACTGATGATGTTTCCATTGTGGAGTATCTTAATCATCCTGTTTACATAACTCAAGGATCGTATACAAACATAAAG GTAACAACACCAGATGACATGTTGCTTGCGGAAAGAATACtgaatacaaccacaacaaagGCTTCAGTGTAA
- the LOC116257556 gene encoding 2-C-methyl-D-erythritol 4-phosphate cytidylyltransferase, chloroplastic isoform X2: MALPLRLSSAITVIPLSCSPATSRHDAKQQPMLGFVGCCCSFPLFANITGSGRRHHQAIRSPPYFSGNTVRYMSNKGSATRIAVVAVSGDGEGNDEEVVPRKSVSVVLLAGGKGKRMGASMPKQYLPLLGQPIALYSFYTFADLPEVKEIIVVCDPSYRDIFEDAIKSIQVEIKFAFPGKERQDSVFNGLQEIDGTSKLVCIHDSARPLVNSKDVKKANGKSFVVKTLDRETLWEMQTPQVIKPQLLRDGFELVQRKGLAVTDDVSIVEYLNHPVYITQGSYTNIKVTTPDDMLLAERILNTTTTKASV, translated from the exons ATGGCGCTCCCTCTTCGCCTCTCGTCGGCTATCACCGTCATCCCCCTTTCCTGCTCACCGGCAACTTCCCGTCACGATGCCAAACAGCAGCCGATGTTAGGATTTGTCGGTTGCTGCTGCTCCTTCCCCCTTTTCGCCAACATCACGGGGAGcggccgccgccaccaccaggCCATCAGGTCGCCTCCTTACTTCTCAG GAAACACGGTCCGGTATATGTCCAACAAAGGCTCAGCCACGAGGATAGCAGTTGTCGCCGTCTCTGGAGACGGGGAAGGAAATGACGAAGAG GTGGTTCCGAGGAAAAGTGTATCAGTTGTCCTGTTAgcaggagggaaagggaagcgGATGGGT GCATCTATGCCAAAGCAGTATCTTCCACTCTTGGGTCAACCAATTGCTCTTTATAG TTTCTACACCTTTGCTGATCTGCCTGAAGTTAAGGAAATCATTGTTGTTTGTGATCCATCGTATAGAGACATATTTGAAG aTGCCATTAAAAGCATACAGGTAGAAATCAAATTTGCATTTCCTGGAAAGGAGAGACAAGATTCTGTATTTAATGGACTTCAG GAAATTGATGGGACTTCAAAACTTGTTTGCATACATGATAGTGCAAGGCCTCTTGTAAATTCTAAAGATGTAAAAAAG GCAAATGGGAAATCCTTTGTAGTCAAGACGCTGGATCGCGAGACTCTTTGGGAAATGCAAACCCCACAG GTTATCAAGCCACAATTACTAAGAGATGGATTTGAGCTTGTACAAAG GAAAGGGCTGGCAGTCACTGATGATGTTTCCATTGTGGAGTATCTTAATCATCCTGTTTACATAACTCAAGGATCGTATACAAACATAAAG GTAACAACACCAGATGACATGTTGCTTGCGGAAAGAATACtgaatacaaccacaacaaagGCTTCAGTGTAA
- the LOC116257556 gene encoding 2-C-methyl-D-erythritol 4-phosphate cytidylyltransferase, chloroplastic isoform X4, whose amino-acid sequence MALPLRLSSAITVIPLSCSPATSRHDAKQQPMLGFVGCCCSFPLFANITGSGRRHHQAIRSPPYFSGNTVRYMSNKGSATRIAVVAVSGDGEGNDEEVVPRKSVSVVLLAGGKGKRMGASMPKQYLPLLGQPIALYSFYTFADLPEVKEIIVVCDPSYRDIFEDAIKSIQVEIKFAFPGKERQDSVFNGLQEIDGTSKLVCIHDSARPLVNSKDVKKVLKDGLLVGAAVLGVPVKATIKEANGKSFVVKTLDRETLWEMQTPQVIKPQLLRDGFELVQRSQSW is encoded by the exons ATGGCGCTCCCTCTTCGCCTCTCGTCGGCTATCACCGTCATCCCCCTTTCCTGCTCACCGGCAACTTCCCGTCACGATGCCAAACAGCAGCCGATGTTAGGATTTGTCGGTTGCTGCTGCTCCTTCCCCCTTTTCGCCAACATCACGGGGAGcggccgccgccaccaccaggCCATCAGGTCGCCTCCTTACTTCTCAG GAAACACGGTCCGGTATATGTCCAACAAAGGCTCAGCCACGAGGATAGCAGTTGTCGCCGTCTCTGGAGACGGGGAAGGAAATGACGAAGAG GTGGTTCCGAGGAAAAGTGTATCAGTTGTCCTGTTAgcaggagggaaagggaagcgGATGGGT GCATCTATGCCAAAGCAGTATCTTCCACTCTTGGGTCAACCAATTGCTCTTTATAG TTTCTACACCTTTGCTGATCTGCCTGAAGTTAAGGAAATCATTGTTGTTTGTGATCCATCGTATAGAGACATATTTGAAG aTGCCATTAAAAGCATACAGGTAGAAATCAAATTTGCATTTCCTGGAAAGGAGAGACAAGATTCTGTATTTAATGGACTTCAG GAAATTGATGGGACTTCAAAACTTGTTTGCATACATGATAGTGCAAGGCCTCTTGTAAATTCTAAAGATGTAAAAAAG GTTCTAAAAGATGGTTTGCTGGTCGGAGCAGCTGTCCTTGGTGTTCCTGTTAAAGCTACAATTAAAGAG GCAAATGGGAAATCCTTTGTAGTCAAGACGCTGGATCGCGAGACTCTTTGGGAAATGCAAACCCCACAG GTTATCAAGCCACAATTACTAAGAGATGGATTTGAGCTTGTACAAAG ATCACAATCATGGTGA
- the LOC116257556 gene encoding 2-C-methyl-D-erythritol 4-phosphate cytidylyltransferase, chloroplastic isoform X3: MALPLRLSSAITVIPLSCSPATSRHDAKQQPMLGFVGCCCSFPLFANITGSGRRHHQAIRSPPYFSGNTVRYMSNKGSATRIAVVAVSGDGEGNDEEVVPRKSVSVVLLAGGKGKRMGASMPKQYLPLLGQPIALYSFYTFADLPEVKEIIVVCDPSYRDIFEDAIKSIQVEIKFAFPGKERQDSVFNGLQEIDGTSKLVCIHDSARPLVNSKDVKKVLKDGLLVGAAVLGVPVKATIKEANGKSFVVKTLDRETLWEMQTPQVIKPQLLRDGFELVQRLLPCIIM; this comes from the exons ATGGCGCTCCCTCTTCGCCTCTCGTCGGCTATCACCGTCATCCCCCTTTCCTGCTCACCGGCAACTTCCCGTCACGATGCCAAACAGCAGCCGATGTTAGGATTTGTCGGTTGCTGCTGCTCCTTCCCCCTTTTCGCCAACATCACGGGGAGcggccgccgccaccaccaggCCATCAGGTCGCCTCCTTACTTCTCAG GAAACACGGTCCGGTATATGTCCAACAAAGGCTCAGCCACGAGGATAGCAGTTGTCGCCGTCTCTGGAGACGGGGAAGGAAATGACGAAGAG GTGGTTCCGAGGAAAAGTGTATCAGTTGTCCTGTTAgcaggagggaaagggaagcgGATGGGT GCATCTATGCCAAAGCAGTATCTTCCACTCTTGGGTCAACCAATTGCTCTTTATAG TTTCTACACCTTTGCTGATCTGCCTGAAGTTAAGGAAATCATTGTTGTTTGTGATCCATCGTATAGAGACATATTTGAAG aTGCCATTAAAAGCATACAGGTAGAAATCAAATTTGCATTTCCTGGAAAGGAGAGACAAGATTCTGTATTTAATGGACTTCAG GAAATTGATGGGACTTCAAAACTTGTTTGCATACATGATAGTGCAAGGCCTCTTGTAAATTCTAAAGATGTAAAAAAG GTTCTAAAAGATGGTTTGCTGGTCGGAGCAGCTGTCCTTGGTGTTCCTGTTAAAGCTACAATTAAAGAG GCAAATGGGAAATCCTTTGTAGTCAAGACGCTGGATCGCGAGACTCTTTGGGAAATGCAAACCCCACAG GTTATCAAGCCACAATTACTAAGAGATGGATTTGAGCTTGTACAAAG ATTGCTCCCATGCATTATAATGTGA